The Borrelia sp. HM sequence AAAACCAAGCTCTTTAAATGAATCTGGTTTTTTATGGTTTTCTAAACCATTATTTGTATCTTGAGCAGCAACAAATGACCCAAACATCTGAATATTGTCTACTAAAACACTACACTTGCTTCTCTTATCTCCAGTATTTTTATCCTGCCAACTTTCATATTTTAAAGAACCACTAACCACAACTTGCTTGCCCTTCTTAAGAAAAACACTAAGGCTTTCAGCTCTTTTTGAAAAGATCACACAATCAAAAAATTGTGCATAATCTAACCATTCATCATTTCTTTTTATTCTTTTATTATTAGCTAAGCCAAATTTGAGAATAGCCATACCTGTCTCAGTATAAGTAAGCTCAGAATCTCTAGTAAGTCTACCAGACAATACTAAGGAATTAATATCGGCCATCTAAAACCTCCTCAATTTACTTTTGCATCGGCATTACCATTAGATCCTGACGATTCCCTTTCTTTAATATCTCTATTATCTCTAAAATTCCTTCTTCTAACTTTTTTAACATTGACTTTTTTATTGTGCTTTATTAAAAGCATATATCTTAATAAAGACTTAATTAGCTTTAATTGAAGCTCAAACTCTCTTAAATTATCACCATCCATCTTAAATTCCACTATCTCATATCTACCACGTGTTTGCTTCTTAATAGGATATTCTAACGCTCTCTCTCCAAGAGAATTTTCAACTATATCACTAGCATTAAAAGCTGCTAATTGTTTTTTAACCTCTTCTAAAGCAACCTTATATTCAAGATCATCACTCTTAAACAAAAAACAACCTTCATATTTTCTTATCATTATCACACCCCTTTTGGTCTTG is a genomic window containing:
- the ssb gene encoding single-stranded DNA-binding protein, coding for MADINSLVLSGRLTRDSELTYTETGMAILKFGLANNKRIKRNDEWLDYAQFFDCVIFSKRAESLSVFLKKGKQVVVSGSLKYESWQDKNTGDKRSKCSVLVDNIQMFGSFVAAQDTNNGLENHKKPDSFKELGFDNDFNEDIPF
- the rpsF gene encoding 30S ribosomal protein S6; translation: MIRKYEGCFLFKSDDLEYKVALEEVKKQLAAFNASDIVENSLGERALEYPIKKQTRGRYEIVEFKMDGDNLREFELQLKLIKSLLRYMLLIKHNKKVNVKKVRRRNFRDNRDIKERESSGSNGNADAKVN